The Chryseobacterium aureum genome contains a region encoding:
- a CDS encoding asparaginase, whose translation MKRKVLLIYTGGTIGMEKDYETGSLRAFDFGNIFEKMPEMRLMECEVFVHPFAKPLDSSDMGPEEWKVIANYIQKNYDDYDGFLILHGTDTMSYTASALSFMLKGLRKPVIMTGSQLPIGDLRTDAKENLLTSLYYASLYENDEAVIQEVAIYFEYKLLRGNRTLKYSAEYFDAYSSPNYPILGQSGVHLNIIKDNLFRCDPEVDFHVDEHISEDILFWRIFPGMHLSHFREIPKMKVLILQVFGSGTIFSSEKTQETLQEIRNNGTEIVVVSQCISGGISFGKYENSNIFSRIGAISGRDMTAETAITKAMHLIDNPSYSGSFADNFTRSLCGEITN comes from the coding sequence ATGAAGCGAAAAGTCCTGCTCATCTATACCGGTGGAACGATCGGAATGGAAAAAGATTACGAAACCGGAAGTCTCCGTGCCTTTGACTTTGGTAATATATTTGAGAAAATGCCTGAAATGAGGCTCATGGAATGTGAGGTTTTCGTTCATCCTTTTGCCAAACCATTAGATTCCTCGGATATGGGGCCTGAAGAATGGAAAGTAATCGCAAATTATATTCAAAAAAATTATGATGATTATGATGGATTCCTGATTCTTCACGGAACGGATACGATGTCTTATACGGCATCTGCATTAAGTTTCATGCTAAAAGGATTAAGAAAACCGGTGATTATGACGGGTTCTCAACTTCCGATTGGTGACCTGAGAACAGATGCGAAGGAAAATCTTCTGACGAGTCTTTATTACGCCAGTCTTTATGAAAATGACGAAGCAGTCATCCAGGAAGTTGCCATTTATTTTGAGTACAAATTATTAAGAGGAAACAGAACGCTGAAATATTCTGCGGAGTATTTTGATGCTTATTCAAGCCCAAACTACCCTATTTTAGGACAATCAGGAGTTCATTTGAATATTATTAAAGATAATTTGTTCCGTTGTGATCCGGAGGTGGATTTTCATGTGGATGAGCATATTTCTGAAGATATTTTATTCTGGAGAATTTTCCCGGGTATGCATTTGAGCCACTTCAGAGAAATCCCCAAAATGAAGGTTCTTATTCTTCAGGTTTTTGGTTCGGGAACCATTTTCAGCAGTGAAAAAACGCAGGAAACGCTTCAGGAAATCAGAAATAACGGAACCGAAATTGTAGTGGTAAGTCAGTGTATATCAGGGGGCATCTCGTTCGGAAAGTATGAAAACAGTAATATTTTCTCAAGAATCGGCGCGATCAGCGGAAGAGACATGACTGCGGAAACTGCGATCACCAAAGCCATGCACCTTATTGATAATCCAAGCTACTCCGGAAGCTTTGCAGATAATTTCACCAGAAGCCTTTGTGGAGAAATTACAAATTAA
- a CDS encoding TrmH family RNA methyltransferase, protein MRMKDLAQTYEYLKQFLTEERITKIEHFSQESSDFVLPVVEDVYQFRNAAAIVRSVEACGFHKVVALQEEYSFEPNLRVTKGADTWVEVEKLPRNMESFQNIKDRGYKIVAVSLENNAKMLPEYEITEPIALVFGTEMEGVSREILDFADETLAIPMYGFTRSFNVSVAASICMYELKQKLIKSDIDYKLNEEKLLRMKILWAVNSMRSGQQIFEKYLRENNMDWK, encoded by the coding sequence ATGCGGATGAAAGACTTAGCGCAAACTTATGAATATTTAAAACAGTTTTTAACTGAAGAAAGAATCACGAAAATTGAACACTTTTCTCAGGAAAGCTCAGATTTTGTGCTTCCTGTTGTAGAAGATGTCTACCAGTTTAGAAATGCAGCAGCCATTGTACGTTCTGTAGAAGCCTGTGGTTTTCATAAAGTAGTGGCTTTGCAGGAAGAATACAGCTTCGAGCCGAATCTTAGGGTAACAAAAGGGGCAGATACATGGGTTGAAGTGGAGAAGCTTCCGAGAAATATGGAGTCTTTTCAGAATATTAAAGACAGAGGATACAAGATCGTGGCTGTTTCTCTGGAAAATAATGCTAAAATGCTACCTGAATATGAAATTACTGAACCTATCGCTCTGGTATTCGGAACCGAAATGGAGGGAGTATCCCGGGAAATTTTAGATTTTGCGGATGAAACACTGGCTATTCCCATGTATGGCTTTACGAGAAGCTTCAACGTTTCTGTAGCGGCTTCTATCTGTATGTATGAATTGAAGCAGAAGCTTATAAAATCTGATATCGATTACAAACTGAATGAAGAAAAGCTTCTAAGAATGAAAATCCTTTGGGCAGTGAATTCGATGAGAAGCGGGCAGCAGATCTTCGAAAAATACCTGAGAGAAAATAATATGGACTGGAAATAG
- a CDS encoding TonB-dependent receptor, with the protein MIQSNGCMPLSGHMNYPGITQKDRSTPHNIQWFQRLFILFFSLLSFTPLFAQNVNGGITGKISMVDGQPLRAISVSLLETDRQTLTDDEGNYHFENLNAGPYTLKLQILGSKEIRLPVEVKTGEDTKLDYQLTKENIQAIQEVVIMKNTNRFSKKESGFVARLPLKNLENPQVYNTVTKELFQEQVAVDLGSISKNVPGAGVPMIANQGRVTFRSRGFETEPNARNGVAGAAFSVIDPVNLERIEAIKGPSATLFGKSVASSYGGVYNRVTKKPYNNFGGEVGYVGGSWSYNRLTVDVNTPVNKERTALFRLNAAGTFEKSFQDLGFTNSLAIAPSFSYQINDRMSLLLDVEFNQAKGTSVVRFNPYTGSNKIQSIADMKFPYYKKFLGDDLAYETQMMNIFAQMNYKISENWTSQTILSRARSTIKGYISAINGKTDSTASAQVMVGTTSFIATNIQQNFIGDFHIGRFRNRMVVGLDFYNNSNHFDRYHTNTKVFNFIHPSADFRVNQNIIDALTATSAFRKENNSDNTYAAYISDVFNITDQLMVMASLRVDRFQFKGVYDITTGEIKGGLSNSGTQSGPYGQTAFSPKMGIVYEILKNSVSLFGNYMNGFNNVSGVDINGNTFRPEYANQLEFGVKADIFNHRLVGTLSYYNIRVDNILRTNPDDVNYSIQDGTQLSKGIEAEITANPFDGFNIVAGYAYNDSKYTNANPSVDGLRPALSGPANMYNFWISYRISEGKLKGLGIGGGGNMGSSSYQTNTQTAKVIIPSYKMFDLGIFYDQPKYRVGLKFDNITNEKAWSVRLTPQAPARFLGSVSLKF; encoded by the coding sequence ATGATACAATCAAATGGCTGTATGCCCTTATCAGGGCATATGAATTATCCTGGAATAACTCAGAAAGATCGATCAACCCCTCACAACATACAATGGTTTCAACGGCTATTTATCCTTTTTTTCTCGTTGCTGAGCTTTACCCCTCTGTTTGCTCAGAATGTAAATGGAGGAATAACAGGGAAGATAAGTATGGTAGACGGGCAGCCTCTAAGGGCAATATCAGTCTCATTGCTGGAAACAGATCGCCAAACGCTCACGGATGATGAAGGGAATTATCATTTTGAAAATCTTAATGCAGGCCCTTACACCTTAAAATTACAAATTCTGGGAAGTAAAGAAATCCGTCTTCCCGTTGAAGTTAAAACAGGGGAAGACACGAAGCTCGACTATCAGCTTACCAAAGAGAATATCCAGGCGATACAGGAAGTGGTGATCATGAAAAATACAAACAGGTTTTCCAAGAAAGAAAGTGGATTTGTAGCAAGATTACCTTTAAAAAACTTAGAAAATCCACAAGTATACAATACGGTTACAAAAGAACTTTTTCAGGAACAGGTAGCTGTAGATCTGGGGAGTATCTCTAAAAATGTCCCGGGAGCGGGGGTTCCCATGATTGCCAACCAGGGGAGAGTAACGTTCCGTTCAAGGGGATTCGAAACAGAGCCTAATGCGAGAAATGGGGTAGCAGGAGCAGCCTTCTCGGTGATTGATCCTGTAAATCTTGAACGTATTGAGGCTATTAAAGGGCCTTCTGCTACATTGTTCGGAAAAAGTGTAGCCAGTAGTTATGGCGGAGTCTACAACAGGGTAACGAAAAAACCATATAACAATTTTGGCGGCGAAGTAGGCTACGTGGGAGGAAGCTGGAGCTATAACAGACTGACAGTAGATGTGAATACTCCTGTCAATAAAGAGAGAACTGCTCTTTTTCGTCTTAACGCGGCAGGCACTTTTGAAAAGAGTTTCCAGGATCTTGGGTTTACCAATTCCTTAGCCATTGCGCCCAGCTTTTCTTATCAGATCAACGATCGTATGTCGCTTCTTCTCGATGTAGAGTTTAACCAGGCCAAAGGAACTTCTGTTGTGCGTTTTAATCCTTATACGGGAAGCAACAAAATTCAGTCTATTGCAGACATGAAGTTTCCATATTATAAGAAATTCTTAGGGGATGATCTGGCATATGAAACCCAGATGATGAACATCTTTGCCCAAATGAATTACAAAATTTCAGAAAACTGGACTTCCCAGACTATATTATCCCGAGCAAGATCAACCATCAAAGGATATATTTCTGCAATTAACGGAAAAACAGACTCAACGGCCAGTGCCCAGGTAATGGTAGGAACCACATCATTTATTGCGACTAACATCCAGCAGAACTTCATCGGAGACTTCCATATCGGACGTTTCAGAAACAGAATGGTGGTGGGATTGGATTTTTATAACAATTCGAATCATTTCGACCGTTATCATACCAATACCAAAGTGTTCAACTTTATTCATCCTTCAGCGGATTTCAGAGTTAACCAGAATATCATTGACGCTCTTACAGCAACTTCTGCTTTCAGAAAAGAAAATAACAGTGATAATACCTACGCTGCGTATATATCAGATGTATTTAATATTACGGATCAGCTTATGGTGATGGCCAGTTTGAGAGTAGACCGGTTTCAGTTTAAAGGAGTTTATGATATCACTACAGGGGAAATCAAAGGAGGGTTAAGCAATAGCGGAACCCAGTCGGGACCTTACGGGCAGACTGCTTTTTCTCCCAAGATGGGAATTGTGTATGAAATATTGAAAAATAGCGTTTCCTTATTTGGAAATTATATGAATGGCTTCAATAATGTAAGCGGTGTGGACATCAATGGAAATACATTCAGACCGGAATATGCCAATCAGTTGGAGTTTGGGGTGAAGGCCGATATTTTCAATCACAGATTGGTTGGAACTTTAAGCTATTATAACATCCGTGTTGATAATATTTTAAGAACCAATCCTGATGATGTAAATTATTCAATACAGGACGGAACACAGCTAAGCAAAGGGATAGAAGCTGAAATTACAGCCAATCCGTTTGATGGATTTAATATTGTAGCGGGATATGCCTATAATGACAGCAAATATACCAATGCCAATCCTTCTGTTGATGGTTTAAGGCCTGCCCTGTCAGGACCTGCCAATATGTACAATTTCTGGATCAGCTACCGTATTTCTGAAGGTAAATTAAAAGGACTTGGAATAGGCGGAGGTGGAAATATGGGGTCATCTTCCTACCAAACCAATACGCAAACAGCAAAAGTGATTATTCCATCTTATAAAATGTTTGATCTGGGAATTTTCTATGATCAGCCGAAATATAGAGTAGGACTGAAATTTGATAATATCACCAATGAAAAAGCATGGTCTGTACGTCTTACACCACAGGCTCCCGCACGTTTTCTTGGAAGTGTTTCTTTAAAGTTTTAA